A DNA window from Anaerocolumna sp. AGMB13020 contains the following coding sequences:
- the mutY gene encoding A/G-specific adenine glycosylase produces the protein MKYDYSQTIDFLLDWYQLNARILPWRENPKPYYVWISEIMLQQTRVEAVKAYFERFIHALPDITALAEISEEKLLKLWEGLGYYNRARNLQKTAKILTSDYGGELPGDYHELLRLPGIGSYTAGAISSIAFQLPEPAVDGNVLRVMMRVAGSFDDITETKVKNRLENDLREIMPKNRPGDFNQAIMELGATVCIPIGKPLCDKCPLMHLCNAFKNHTEDRIPVKKDKKPRQITERTIFLIEQGNKYALFKRPGKGLLAGLYELPGTEGKLSPDGVCEYLEGEGYLVEELVPLGDSKHIFSHVEWHMTGYRIRLKEFAAEKSIYEAASENDKPQAVWASPLEIKEIYSLPSAFDYYKKFIPGIET, from the coding sequence ATGAAATATGATTATTCCCAGACCATAGATTTTTTATTGGACTGGTATCAATTAAATGCCAGGATACTTCCCTGGAGAGAGAACCCGAAACCTTATTATGTATGGATATCGGAAATTATGCTTCAGCAGACCAGAGTTGAAGCAGTTAAAGCATATTTTGAAAGATTTATTCATGCGCTTCCTGATATTACTGCTCTTGCAGAGATTTCAGAGGAGAAGCTGCTTAAGCTTTGGGAGGGGCTCGGTTATTACAATCGCGCCAGAAATCTGCAAAAGACCGCTAAGATATTAACCTCTGATTATGGAGGTGAATTACCAGGAGATTATCATGAATTATTGAGATTACCGGGAATCGGGAGTTATACTGCCGGTGCAATCTCCTCTATTGCCTTTCAGTTACCGGAGCCTGCTGTTGACGGTAATGTACTCAGAGTAATGATGAGGGTAGCAGGAAGCTTTGATGATATTACTGAGACTAAGGTGAAGAATCGGCTGGAAAATGATTTACGTGAAATAATGCCAAAGAACAGACCGGGAGATTTTAATCAGGCTATTATGGAGCTGGGAGCTACAGTATGTATACCCATTGGAAAACCTTTGTGCGATAAATGTCCATTGATGCATCTGTGTAATGCCTTTAAGAATCATACAGAAGACAGAATTCCGGTGAAAAAAGATAAAAAACCGAGACAGATCACAGAAAGAACTATTTTTCTTATTGAGCAGGGCAATAAATATGCACTGTTTAAAAGGCCTGGAAAAGGCTTACTGGCTGGTTTGTATGAACTGCCAGGAACAGAAGGCAAATTATCACCTGATGGAGTGTGTGAGTATCTGGAGGGGGAAGGCTATCTGGTGGAAGAACTTGTCCCATTGGGAGACAGTAAACATATTTTCTCCCATGTGGAATGGCATATGACCGGCTATAGAATAAGACTGAAGGAATTCGCAGCAGAAAAAAGTATTTATGAAGCTGCCAGTGAAAATGACAAACCTCAGGCCGTTTGGGCATCACCTTTGGAAATAAAAGAAATATATTCTTTGCCTTCGGCTTTTGATTACTATAAAAAGTTTATACCTGGAATTGAAACATGA
- a CDS encoding LysR family transcriptional regulator codes for MDTNLTLYRIFNSVAGTGNISRSAKELYISQPAVSKAIQTLEESLNMTLFIRSSRGVKLTGEGSVLYEYTKSAFDTLKQAELTLSRIQGLGMGHIRIGVSTTLCKYILLPYLKQFVIEYPHIKITIECQSTYKTIDLLRSGKIDIGLIGKPDSLKDMDFYEIKQIEDIFVGTKIYLNNLSLQLQEPSVSTLDILKNANVMLLDEKNITRLYVEDYFSRNNIKTNQLLEVSNMDLLIEFAKIGLGISCVIREFIQEELVKGELINLPLNPPLKKRSVGFAYRKDSYLPDSLKHFIDFYKTSEN; via the coding sequence ATGGACACCAATCTAACCTTATATCGAATATTTAATTCTGTGGCAGGTACCGGAAATATATCCCGCTCCGCAAAAGAACTCTATATCAGCCAGCCCGCTGTCAGCAAAGCCATACAGACCTTGGAGGAAAGTCTGAATATGACTCTTTTTATCCGTTCTTCAAGAGGGGTAAAACTTACCGGTGAAGGCAGTGTACTCTATGAATATACAAAATCCGCTTTTGACACTCTAAAACAGGCAGAGTTAACCCTCTCCCGTATTCAGGGTCTTGGCATGGGGCACATAAGGATTGGGGTAAGCACCACTCTTTGCAAATATATCCTGCTCCCTTATCTGAAACAGTTTGTAATTGAGTATCCTCATATTAAAATAACCATAGAATGCCAGTCCACCTATAAAACCATCGATCTTCTTCGCTCAGGTAAAATAGATATTGGATTAATCGGCAAACCTGACAGTCTAAAAGACATGGATTTTTATGAAATAAAACAGATAGAGGACATTTTTGTAGGTACAAAAATTTATTTAAATAACTTAAGCCTGCAACTTCAGGAACCCTCCGTTTCTACATTGGACATACTTAAAAATGCCAATGTTATGCTTTTGGACGAGAAAAATATAACCCGCCTCTATGTTGAAGATTACTTCTCCCGTAATAATATAAAAACAAATCAGCTTTTAGAAGTAAGCAATATGGATCTGTTGATCGAATTTGCAAAGATTGGGCTGGGCATTTCCTGTGTCATCAGAGAATTCATTCAGGAGGAATTAGTAAAAGGAGAATTGATCAATCTGCCTCTAAATCCTCCCCTCAAAAAAAGGTCCGTAGGTTTTGCCTACCGGAAGGATTCCTACCTGCCTGATTCTTTGAAGCATTTTATTGACTTTTATAAGACATCAGAAAATTAG
- the leuB gene encoding 3-isopropylmalate dehydrogenase, producing MDCNIAVIPGDGIGPEIVREARKVLIKIGKTYGHKFNFTELLMGGASIDVHGVPLTDEALETARNSDAVLLGAVGGNVGVSNWYSLPPELRPEAGLLKIRKGLKLYANLRPALLFDDLKEACPLKESIIGDGFDLIVVRELTGGLYFGERKTVVEEGLRKAYDTLTYDEEEIRRIALWGFETARKRRKKLCSVDKANVIDSSRLWRQVVKEVSKAYPDVELSDMLVDNCAMQLVKDPGQFDVILTENMFGDILSDEASMVTGSIGMLPSASLGRTKLGLYEPSHGSAPDIAGQNKANPVATILSAAMLLRYSFDLEEEAKKIEEAVQKVLKDGYRTVDIMSDGNILVGTDKMGDLIAEEIR from the coding sequence ATGGATTGCAACATAGCGGTTATTCCGGGAGACGGCATAGGGCCGGAAATAGTCAGAGAAGCCAGAAAGGTTCTTATTAAGATTGGAAAGACCTATGGTCATAAATTTAATTTCACAGAACTCTTAATGGGAGGAGCCTCTATCGATGTACACGGTGTACCCTTAACAGATGAGGCATTGGAAACTGCCCGGAACAGTGACGCAGTATTGCTTGGGGCTGTAGGCGGTAATGTAGGAGTATCCAACTGGTACAGCCTGCCGCCGGAACTAAGGCCGGAGGCTGGATTGTTAAAGATACGAAAGGGTTTGAAACTGTATGCCAATTTAAGGCCGGCTTTGTTGTTTGACGATTTGAAAGAGGCCTGTCCGCTAAAGGAAAGTATCATTGGAGATGGGTTTGACCTGATTGTGGTAAGGGAATTAACCGGCGGACTTTATTTCGGTGAGAGGAAGACCGTGGTGGAAGAGGGATTAAGAAAGGCCTATGATACCCTGACCTATGATGAAGAGGAAATAAGGCGTATAGCTCTATGGGGATTTGAAACAGCCAGAAAGCGAAGAAAAAAGCTTTGCAGTGTAGATAAGGCAAATGTCATTGATTCCTCCAGACTCTGGAGACAGGTCGTAAAAGAAGTCAGCAAAGCTTATCCGGACGTAGAACTAAGTGATATGCTGGTTGATAATTGCGCCATGCAGTTAGTGAAGGATCCGGGACAATTTGACGTTATTCTTACAGAGAACATGTTTGGGGATATCTTGTCAGACGAAGCCAGCATGGTGACCGGCTCCATCGGAATGCTTCCCTCTGCAAGCCTTGGCAGGACCAAGCTTGGATTGTATGAGCCCAGTCATGGCTCTGCGCCGGATATTGCAGGACAGAACAAAGCCAATCCCGTTGCAACCATTCTGTCTGCCGCAATGCTCCTAAGATATTCCTTTGATTTGGAAGAAGAAGCGAAGAAAATAGAAGAAGCGGTACAAAAAGTCTTAAAAGACGGTTATCGAACTGTTGACATTATGTCTGACGGAAACATCCTGGTGGGAACGGATAAAATGGGTGACTTGATTGCAGAAGAAATCAGATAG
- the leuC gene encoding 3-isopropylmalate dehydratase large subunit, translated as MGMTMTQKILAAHAGLEKVEAGQLIEANLDMVLGNDITAPVAIQEMERINKKQVFHKDKIALVPDHFTPNKDIKSAQNCKCLREFALEHDITNYFEIGEMGIEHALLPEKGLVVAGEAVIGADSHTCTYGALGAFSTGVGSTDMAAGMATGKAWFKVPAAIKFQLTGCPPKWVSGKDIILHIIGLIGVDGALYKSMEFTGEGIQNLTMDDRFTMANMAIEAGAKNGIFPVDEQTISYIKEHSVKEFKVYEADADAEYEKTYHINLSDIRPTVAFPHLPENTRTIDEVGEIEIHQVIIGSCTNGRIDDLRAAAKVLKDRKVKKGMRLIVFPATQAIYLQAMEEGLLSIFIKAGAAVSTPTCGPCLGGHMGILAQGERAVATTNRNFVGRMGHVESEIYLASPAVAAASAVTGKISGPEELGL; from the coding sequence ATGGGAATGACTATGACCCAGAAGATTCTGGCTGCCCATGCAGGATTAGAGAAAGTGGAGGCAGGGCAATTAATAGAGGCGAATCTTGACATGGTATTGGGAAATGACATTACAGCCCCGGTAGCTATTCAGGAAATGGAAAGAATAAATAAAAAGCAAGTATTTCATAAGGACAAGATAGCATTGGTTCCGGATCATTTCACACCCAATAAGGATATTAAGTCCGCTCAGAATTGTAAATGTCTGAGAGAATTTGCATTAGAACATGATATTACCAATTATTTTGAAATCGGTGAAATGGGAATAGAACATGCACTCCTGCCAGAAAAGGGATTGGTCGTTGCAGGGGAAGCTGTAATCGGAGCGGACTCTCATACCTGTACCTACGGTGCTCTCGGAGCTTTTTCCACCGGCGTGGGAAGCACTGATATGGCCGCTGGTATGGCAACGGGTAAAGCTTGGTTTAAAGTACCGGCAGCCATAAAGTTTCAACTGACAGGATGTCCCCCAAAATGGGTAAGCGGAAAAGATATAATACTTCATATCATAGGATTAATCGGAGTAGACGGTGCCCTTTATAAATCAATGGAATTTACAGGAGAGGGTATTCAGAATCTTACCATGGATGATCGATTTACCATGGCAAATATGGCTATCGAAGCAGGAGCCAAAAACGGCATATTTCCTGTGGATGAACAGACCATCAGCTATATAAAGGAGCATTCGGTAAAAGAATTCAAAGTATATGAGGCTGATGCCGATGCGGAGTATGAGAAGACCTATCACATAAATTTGTCTGATATACGTCCTACGGTTGCGTTTCCTCATTTGCCTGAGAATACCAGAACCATTGATGAAGTAGGAGAAATTGAGATTCACCAGGTTATTATCGGTTCCTGTACCAATGGAAGAATTGATGATCTAAGGGCTGCCGCCAAAGTACTTAAAGACAGGAAAGTAAAAAAAGGTATGAGGCTGATCGTATTCCCGGCAACCCAGGCTATTTATCTTCAGGCAATGGAAGAAGGGTTATTGTCTATCTTTATCAAGGCGGGAGCAGCAGTCAGCACTCCTACCTGCGGACCTTGTCTTGGCGGACATATGGGAATTCTTGCCCAGGGAGAACGTGCGGTAGCAACTACGAATCGTAATTTTGTCGGCAGAATGGGGCATGTGGAATCAGAAATTTATCTTGCCAGTCCGGCAGTTGCAGCTGCCAGTGCCGTTACCGGTAAAATTTCAGGGCCGGAAGAATTGGGGTTATAG
- the leuD gene encoding 3-isopropylmalate dehydratase small subunit, which translates to MKAHGTVHKYGDNVDTDVIIPARYLNSTSPAELAQKCMEDIDPDFVKRVEKGDIIIANKNFGCGSSREHASIAIKASGISCVIAESFARIFYRNAINIGLPIIECKEAADEIEAGDEVEIDFDSGMIYDRTKKTEYKGQPFPEFMQKIIKAEGLINYINM; encoded by the coding sequence ATGAAAGCACATGGTACTGTTCATAAATACGGTGATAATGTTGATACAGACGTAATCATACCTGCCAGATATTTAAATTCTACCAGCCCGGCAGAACTGGCGCAAAAATGTATGGAAGATATCGACCCGGATTTCGTAAAAAGGGTAGAAAAAGGAGATATAATAATAGCTAATAAGAATTTCGGCTGCGGTTCCTCCAGAGAACATGCATCCATTGCCATAAAAGCTTCAGGTATCAGCTGCGTAATCGCTGAAAGCTTTGCCAGAATTTTTTATCGTAACGCTATAAACATAGGGCTTCCTATTATAGAATGTAAAGAAGCGGCAGATGAAATCGAAGCTGGTGATGAAGTGGAAATTGATTTCGACAGCGGTATGATCTACGATCGTACCAAGAAGACAGAGTATAAAGGCCAGCCCTTTCCTGAATTTATGCAGAAAATCATTAAGGCTGAAGGGTTGATAAATTATATCAATATGTAG
- a CDS encoding alpha-L-arabinofuranosidase C-terminal domain-containing protein encodes MSKLKSSLAITGEKGVDINKGMIGLFFEDINYGADGGLYAELLENPNFEFLDSRGDKDAYYQKFDGLYGWKAYPEGTAVLSITEESPISKTNPHYLTVTTNGEKQGFTNRAFDGVTLKKGVEYILTFYARGKAYQGNIEAQIKGQGKVYASALTTGGVQGEWTQYSLTLMSEEDVRNGEFIVCLTEAGKAEFDFFSLMPSDAVLGLFRADLVQFLKDITPGFLRFPGGCIVEGNELSNRYQWKESVGPRIHRRNNWNRWAVHENNQENDFTSIYSHYNQTLGLGYYEYFLLSEYLGAKAIPIQNVGLACQYQSTQKVASDSDEFNEFIQDALDLIEFANGDADTKWGNLRAEMGHKEPFNLEYLGIGNEQWETSEVDYFHRYECFEKEIHKYYPDIKLVSSAGPNVNTDTYNAAWKWVREKAEENSNFTAVIDEHYYMPPKWFLENDDFYDEYPRTVKVFAGEYAAHLGNGMNRPEVSTMEAALAEAAFMTGLERNGDVVSLAAYAPLFARINYTQWSPDLIWFDDQKAYGTPSYYVQKLYGNHMGNRTLKFEKGGDWEALYATVCYDDETGEHIIKLVNTGSEARETEVALQAVNSAKQEASAVILSAAALSDRNTIEEPDKVVPVSVVLPVDNGTVRLDLKPYSLTVIRL; translated from the coding sequence ATGAGTAAGCTTAAAAGCTCATTAGCCATAACCGGTGAAAAAGGCGTGGATATTAATAAAGGAATGATTGGTCTCTTTTTTGAGGATATCAATTATGGAGCAGATGGGGGATTATATGCAGAGCTGCTGGAAAACCCCAATTTTGAATTTCTGGACAGCCGAGGCGATAAGGATGCCTACTATCAGAAATTTGATGGATTATATGGCTGGAAAGCATATCCTGAAGGTACAGCTGTCCTTTCGATCACGGAAGAAAGTCCCATCAGCAAAACAAATCCCCACTATCTTACCGTAACCACTAACGGTGAGAAGCAGGGCTTTACCAATAGAGCATTTGATGGTGTTACCTTAAAAAAAGGTGTAGAGTATATCCTGACTTTTTATGCCAGAGGAAAGGCGTACCAAGGAAATATTGAGGCACAGATCAAGGGACAGGGAAAAGTTTATGCCTCAGCCTTAACAACTGGAGGGGTACAGGGAGAATGGACGCAGTATTCCCTTACTTTAATGTCTGAGGAGGATGTAAGGAATGGTGAGTTTATTGTGTGCCTGACAGAAGCTGGTAAGGCAGAGTTCGATTTCTTTTCTCTTATGCCCTCAGATGCCGTTCTTGGTTTATTCAGAGCAGATCTGGTGCAATTTTTAAAGGATATTACCCCTGGTTTCCTTCGCTTTCCCGGAGGGTGTATTGTGGAAGGAAACGAACTGTCTAACCGTTATCAGTGGAAAGAAAGTGTTGGTCCGCGTATCCACAGAAGAAATAACTGGAATCGTTGGGCGGTTCATGAGAATAACCAAGAAAATGATTTTACAAGTATTTATTCCCACTATAACCAGACGCTTGGACTTGGATATTATGAATATTTTCTTCTCAGTGAATACTTAGGTGCAAAAGCGATTCCCATACAGAATGTAGGACTTGCCTGCCAATATCAGTCAACTCAGAAAGTAGCTTCTGATTCGGATGAATTTAATGAGTTCATACAGGATGCCCTTGATTTAATTGAATTTGCCAATGGTGATGCAGACACGAAATGGGGAAACTTAAGAGCTGAAATGGGACATAAAGAGCCGTTTAACCTGGAATATCTGGGAATTGGAAATGAACAGTGGGAAACCAGTGAAGTAGATTATTTCCACCGTTATGAGTGTTTTGAGAAAGAAATTCACAAATATTATCCGGACATTAAATTAGTAAGCTCCGCAGGCCCTAATGTAAATACGGACACATATAATGCAGCCTGGAAATGGGTTAGAGAGAAAGCAGAAGAGAACAGCAATTTCACAGCAGTGATAGACGAGCATTATTATATGCCTCCGAAATGGTTCTTAGAAAATGATGATTTCTACGATGAATATCCAAGAACTGTCAAGGTATTTGCCGGTGAATACGCAGCTCACCTTGGGAATGGAATGAACAGACCGGAAGTCAGTACAATGGAAGCAGCACTGGCTGAGGCTGCTTTTATGACAGGTCTTGAACGCAACGGAGATGTAGTTTCCCTGGCTGCCTATGCTCCTCTTTTTGCAAGAATCAACTACACTCAATGGTCTCCGGATCTAATCTGGTTCGATGATCAGAAAGCTTACGGTACACCAAGCTATTATGTGCAGAAGCTCTATGGAAATCATATGGGAAACAGGACTCTTAAATTTGAAAAAGGCGGTGACTGGGAGGCTTTATATGCAACGGTCTGCTATGATGATGAAACCGGTGAACATATTATTAAGCTTGTTAATACCGGTTCGGAAGCCAGAGAGACGGAAGTTGCTCTCCAGGCCGTAAATTCGGCAAAGCAGGAGGCGTCAGCGGTTATATTATCCGCTGCTGCTCTCAGTGACAGAAATACAATCGAAGAGCCGGATAAAGTGGTACCTGTTTCAGTTGTCTTGCCAGTAGATAATGGTACAGTCAGACTGGACTTAAAACCTTATTCTTTAACCGTAATACGCTTATAA
- a CDS encoding DegV family protein encodes MRDYIIVTDGTSDLAQGMIDELGIVSIPMSFEIDGKAFVHYPDGRELAPKEFYDKLKQGSKSVTSLINTETFLSVFEPIIREGKDILYVAFSSALSGTYNSSLIAKEELEEKYPKAVIKCFDSRCASAGEGLCVYTAAKRKEAGMELEELYTWLDKNILSLCHWFTVDDLFHLKRGGRVSALSAGIGTALNIKPVLHVDDEGRLIPMEKIRGRKKSINSLFEHLENTITNPQEQVIFIGHGDAIDEAEYLSGLIREKYQVKDIVINNIGPVVGSHSGPGTIALFFFGTKR; translated from the coding sequence ATGAGAGACTATATTATAGTAACAGACGGAACGTCAGATTTAGCACAGGGGATGATTGATGAGCTTGGGATTGTATCTATTCCTATGAGCTTTGAGATTGATGGAAAAGCATTTGTTCATTATCCGGATGGAAGGGAATTAGCACCGAAGGAATTTTATGATAAATTAAAGCAGGGGAGCAAATCGGTTACCTCATTAATTAATACGGAGACTTTTTTATCTGTGTTTGAACCGATTATCAGAGAAGGGAAGGATATATTATATGTGGCATTTTCCTCTGCCTTAAGCGGAACTTATAATTCCTCCCTGATAGCAAAAGAAGAATTGGAAGAGAAATATCCAAAAGCTGTCATTAAATGCTTTGATTCCAGATGTGCATCCGCCGGAGAAGGTCTCTGTGTCTATACAGCAGCAAAACGGAAAGAGGCTGGAATGGAGCTGGAGGAACTCTATACCTGGCTTGATAAAAATATTCTTTCCTTATGCCATTGGTTTACGGTGGATGATCTGTTTCATCTGAAAAGAGGGGGAAGAGTAAGTGCTCTGAGTGCCGGTATAGGTACAGCCTTAAATATCAAACCGGTTCTTCACGTAGATGATGAGGGACGTTTGATTCCCATGGAGAAAATAAGAGGCAGAAAAAAATCAATCAATTCCCTGTTCGAACATCTGGAGAATACTATTACCAATCCCCAAGAGCAGGTTATTTTTATCGGACATGGAGATGCTATCGATGAAGCGGAATATTTAAGCGGTCTTATCAGGGAGAAATATCAGGTAAAGGATATCGTTATCAACAATATCGGCCCGGTTGTCGGAAGTCATTCAGGTCCAGGCACTATTGCATTATTCTTTTTTGGAACAAAAAGATAA
- a CDS encoding MBL fold metallo-hydrolase gives MKLTFIGAAHEVTGSCYLLEACGKNILIDFGLEQGRDFFVNQPIPVSSREIHEVLLTHAHMDHAGRLPLLYKDGFQGHIHSTGATKELCEIMLLDSAHIQMFEAEWKNRKGVRKGEKPIEPIYTTEDARKTIDSFVAHPYEEKTRLFEGIEFRFVDSGHLLGSASIEIWITEKGITKKLVFSGDIGNINQPLINDPVYIKEADYVVMESTYGTRDHGAAPDYVKELTDILQTTFDRGGNVVIPAFAVGRTQVLLYFIRQIKMENLLKGHRDFKVYVDSPLANEATEIFTENVLGYYDPQAMELVEKGINPITFPGLITAVTADDSKAINFDKDVKVIISASGMCDAGRIRHHLKHNLWRPESTVLFVGHQSEGSLGRIIIDGASEVKLFGEHIKVNAEIRRLNGTSGHADKTGLLKWINSFERKPDRVFITHGEAESCEAFASILQKEYGMESTAPYSGDSFDLLSGTWLEKKEGIRITPRTEKGSTETSKAYARLLDTANRLMAVVRQSEKRSSKELSKLTDTLNSLLDKWR, from the coding sequence ATGAAACTAACATTTATCGGAGCAGCTCATGAGGTTACCGGCAGCTGTTATTTACTAGAAGCTTGCGGAAAGAATATATTAATTGATTTTGGTCTGGAACAGGGCAGAGATTTTTTTGTAAACCAACCAATACCTGTTTCCTCCAGAGAAATCCATGAGGTACTTCTGACTCATGCACATATGGACCATGCCGGCCGGCTTCCCTTATTATATAAGGACGGTTTTCAGGGACATATCCATTCTACAGGAGCCACAAAAGAATTATGTGAGATTATGCTCTTAGACAGTGCACATATACAGATGTTTGAAGCGGAATGGAAGAATAGAAAGGGTGTCAGAAAAGGCGAAAAACCCATTGAGCCTATTTATACAACTGAGGATGCAAGAAAGACCATAGATTCTTTTGTAGCGCATCCTTATGAGGAAAAAACCAGACTCTTTGAAGGAATCGAATTTCGGTTTGTTGACAGCGGTCATCTTTTAGGCTCTGCGAGTATAGAAATATGGATTACGGAAAAAGGGATAACAAAGAAACTCGTATTTTCCGGAGACATTGGAAATATTAATCAGCCTCTTATTAACGATCCTGTTTATATCAAAGAGGCTGATTATGTGGTAATGGAATCTACTTATGGTACAAGAGACCATGGAGCGGCACCTGATTATGTAAAAGAACTCACAGATATCCTGCAGACTACCTTTGACAGAGGGGGGAATGTGGTAATACCGGCTTTTGCAGTGGGACGTACACAGGTATTGCTGTATTTTATCAGGCAGATAAAAATGGAGAACCTTCTAAAAGGACACAGGGATTTTAAGGTTTACGTGGATAGCCCGTTGGCAAATGAAGCAACGGAGATTTTTACGGAGAATGTTCTGGGCTACTATGATCCTCAGGCTATGGAGTTGGTTGAGAAAGGGATAAATCCCATTACGTTTCCCGGACTAATAACAGCTGTTACGGCAGACGATTCCAAAGCAATCAATTTTGATAAGGACGTAAAAGTAATTATCTCTGCCAGCGGTATGTGTGATGCAGGCAGGATCAGACACCATCTAAAGCACAATCTTTGGCGGCCTGAGAGTACGGTGTTATTTGTAGGACACCAGTCCGAGGGAAGCCTTGGCAGGATTATCATAGATGGAGCCAGTGAAGTGAAGCTTTTTGGTGAACATATTAAAGTAAATGCAGAAATAAGGCGGCTTAACGGCACCAGTGGACATGCGGATAAGACAGGTCTCTTAAAATGGATCAATTCCTTTGAAAGAAAACCGGACAGAGTCTTTATTACCCACGGTGAAGCTGAAAGCTGCGAGGCATTTGCCTCAATTCTGCAGAAAGAATATGGAATGGAAAGTACAGCACCTTACAGCGGAGACTCCTTTGATCTGTTAAGCGGTACATGGCTTGAGAAGAAGGAAGGAATCAGAATTACACCCAGAACTGAGAAAGGTAGTACGGAAACCTCCAAAGCATATGCTCGTCTTTTGGATACAGCCAACAGGTTAATGGCTGTTGTGCGACAAAGCGAGAAACGTTCTTCCAAGGAGCTTTCTAAATTGACGGATACACTGAATTCACTGCTTGATAAATGGAGATAA
- a CDS encoding shikimate dehydrogenase family protein, whose product MKYGLIGEKLGHSYSKPIHEKLVTFHDRKEYCYEIRPVAKEEFHDFMTAKDFTGINVTIPYKTDVIPYLHEIDAHAEKIGAVNTIVNREGKLYGYNTDFYGFLYTLLFHNFSVKDKKVLVLGNGGAAKAILAVLHSLKASEIMLVKHREGVNCISYEEAALKHGDASFIINTSPVGMYPVTDVAPLDLTPYKSLEGVIDIIYNPLETKLLAQASKLSIPAVNGLEMLIAQAKRAVEIFLDTTISEEAIQQIYEELILEL is encoded by the coding sequence ATGAAATACGGATTAATCGGAGAAAAACTGGGCCATAGCTATTCCAAACCCATACATGAGAAGCTGGTAACCTTTCATGACAGAAAAGAGTACTGCTACGAAATAAGACCTGTTGCAAAAGAAGAGTTTCATGATTTTATGACAGCTAAGGATTTTACAGGTATTAATGTCACCATTCCTTATAAGACGGATGTAATTCCCTATTTACATGAAATAGATGCACATGCAGAAAAAATCGGCGCCGTTAATACTATCGTAAACAGAGAGGGAAAACTCTACGGTTATAACACTGATTTTTACGGCTTTCTTTATACGCTTCTTTTTCATAATTTTTCAGTGAAGGATAAAAAGGTTCTGGTGCTTGGTAATGGCGGTGCTGCCAAAGCAATCCTGGCCGTACTTCATTCTCTGAAAGCCTCAGAAATAATGCTTGTGAAACACCGGGAAGGGGTCAACTGCATCTCTTATGAGGAGGCCGCTCTTAAGCATGGGGATGCCTCTTTTATCATCAACACCAGCCCTGTAGGAATGTATCCTGTTACAGATGTCGCACCCTTGGATCTAACACCCTACAAAAGCTTGGAGGGTGTAATCGATATTATCTACAATCCTTTGGAAACCAAATTATTGGCACAGGCCAGCAAGCTTTCCATTCCGGCAGTCAACGGCCTTGAAATGCTGATAGCACAGGCAAAACGCGCTGTGGAAATCTTCCTGGATACCACCATTTCGGAAGAAGCCATACAACAGATATATGAAGAGCTTATTTTGGAACTGTAA